One genomic region from Leptospira tipperaryensis encodes:
- a CDS encoding helix-turn-helix transcriptional regulator yields the protein MRADRLLSILLQLQAKGRISSRDLARKLEVSERTIHRDMEALSASGVPVFAERGSKGGWELSEGYRTNLTGMKKEEVFSMILTSSTRIASDLGRKKEFDSAFMKFMASLPAAYQEEAEMIRKRIHIDGAGWGNWKEEFPFLPLLQEAVWQDRKVILRYKSDEISKKRIVLPLGLVAKGKVWYLIAKYGKEFRTFRISRILEAQLGESFERPKKFDLEKYWQESTQAFFSKLPTYTVSLKIKTEELNRFKSFTYNCILEYSTMDDYWIKAKVNFETMEWALHHILGLGNSVVVLEPKELREAVTASAEGILKSYLTS from the coding sequence ATGCGCGCCGATCGACTCCTCTCCATTCTACTCCAACTCCAGGCAAAGGGAAGAATCTCTTCTCGCGATCTCGCGCGTAAACTCGAAGTATCGGAAAGAACCATTCATAGAGACATGGAGGCTTTGAGTGCCTCGGGGGTTCCCGTGTTCGCAGAACGAGGATCAAAAGGTGGTTGGGAATTATCCGAAGGTTATCGGACCAATCTTACCGGAATGAAAAAGGAAGAAGTTTTTTCGATGATTCTTACGAGCTCCACTCGTATCGCCTCCGATCTCGGACGAAAGAAAGAATTCGATTCCGCCTTTATGAAGTTTATGGCTTCTCTTCCCGCCGCGTATCAAGAAGAAGCTGAGATGATCAGAAAGAGAATTCATATCGACGGAGCCGGTTGGGGAAATTGGAAGGAAGAATTTCCGTTTCTTCCTTTGTTGCAGGAAGCGGTCTGGCAGGATCGAAAAGTGATTCTTCGTTACAAATCGGACGAGATCTCCAAAAAAAGAATCGTACTTCCGTTAGGCCTCGTCGCAAAAGGAAAGGTCTGGTATCTGATCGCAAAGTATGGAAAAGAATTTAGGACCTTTCGGATCTCAAGAATTCTCGAAGCACAACTCGGAGAATCCTTTGAAAGACCTAAGAAGTTCGATCTTGAAAAGTATTGGCAGGAAAGCACACAGGCATTCTTTTCAAAACTTCCGACCTATACCGTGTCTCTTAAAATCAAAACGGAAGAACTTAATCGGTTCAAATCGTTTACATACAATTGTATATTAGAATATTCTACAATGGACGATTACTGGATCAAAGCGAAAGTAAACTTTGAAACGATGGAATGGGCCCTGCACCACATACTCGGACTTGGAAATTCAGTCGTCGTCTTAGAACCGAAAGAACTTCGGGAAGCTGTCACCGCTTCCGCAGAAGGGATTCTCAAATCCTATTTGACTTCGTAG
- a CDS encoding adenylate/guanylate cyclase domain-containing protein, with protein MLNRRDSFFLNTFFVLCILTFTSCGPSGNSKIPPRAEKGILDLREWDFNSDGIVKLDGEWSFVWKQLLLSKPNTILPDAKSYFVPVPDIWNSYKEIEGVDSAAAYGYGTFTLKILLNDNQTTLGLRFQDVGTAGAIWVDGKKLIRSGVVGTDENTSRPQYLPRYVDFQTSGNEVLIQVEVSNFHHFKGGIWETVRLGSKKNIQDDRENRSATEMFLFGSISIMALYHFGLFSLRRKDNSSLFFGLFCFVIVVRLLMTGERFILQKFPDIPWELGSKVEYLSFYLAWPIFQKYMDSIFPGDMPTFVLKICSAIVGFFSLIILFFPTKIFALTLIPYQGMLLLYLPFFFFWLGRFIYRKRDGAIIAGIGVLALIAAAINDILQSQTLVSNGYYLPIGLFSFIFAQSYMLSLKFSSAFVSIENLSADLTRTNQSYSRFVPLEFLKFLGKKNITEIELGDQTQREMTILFSDIRSFTQLSERMTPKDNFDFLNSYMGRMGPIIRKHGGFVDKYLGDGIMALFPDSPDDAVEAAKEMKSALEEHNQSRLERNYDPIRIGIGIHTGVLMLGTIGEEARMDGTVISDAVNLASRIEGLTKEYGVDILLSDESYQKIRNRKKYIFQELGKVSVKGKQNSVGVYEVK; from the coding sequence ATGTTAAACCGAAGAGACTCATTCTTTCTAAATACTTTTTTTGTTCTATGTATTCTTACGTTTACTTCCTGCGGACCTTCCGGAAATTCTAAGATTCCGCCTCGCGCGGAGAAAGGAATTTTGGATCTGAGAGAATGGGATTTTAATTCCGACGGGATCGTTAAACTGGACGGGGAATGGTCCTTTGTCTGGAAACAACTCCTTCTTTCTAAACCGAATACGATTCTTCCCGACGCTAAATCGTATTTTGTTCCCGTACCGGATATCTGGAATTCTTATAAAGAGATCGAAGGAGTCGATTCGGCCGCGGCATACGGATACGGAACTTTTACGCTAAAGATTTTGTTAAACGACAACCAAACCACACTCGGACTTCGTTTTCAAGACGTCGGTACGGCCGGAGCGATCTGGGTGGATGGAAAAAAATTAATCCGAAGTGGAGTCGTTGGAACCGACGAGAACACTTCTAGGCCGCAATATCTCCCTCGTTACGTCGATTTTCAGACTTCAGGAAACGAAGTTCTCATCCAAGTGGAAGTTTCCAACTTTCATCATTTCAAAGGTGGGATCTGGGAAACGGTTCGCCTCGGAAGCAAAAAGAACATTCAAGACGATAGGGAGAATCGTTCTGCGACCGAGATGTTTCTTTTTGGAAGTATTTCGATTATGGCTCTCTACCATTTCGGTCTTTTCTCTTTGCGAAGAAAAGACAACTCGAGTTTGTTCTTCGGTTTATTTTGTTTTGTCATCGTCGTTCGTTTGCTCATGACCGGAGAAAGATTTATTCTACAAAAATTTCCGGACATACCTTGGGAACTCGGAAGCAAAGTAGAATATCTTTCCTTTTATCTGGCTTGGCCGATTTTTCAGAAATACATGGACAGTATTTTTCCCGGGGACATGCCTACGTTTGTATTAAAGATCTGTAGTGCGATCGTAGGTTTCTTTTCGCTTATCATTTTGTTTTTCCCAACTAAAATTTTCGCGCTGACCCTAATTCCTTACCAAGGAATGCTTCTTCTCTACTTACCTTTCTTTTTCTTTTGGTTGGGAAGATTCATCTATCGAAAACGAGACGGGGCGATCATCGCGGGAATCGGAGTTTTGGCTTTGATCGCGGCTGCGATCAACGATATTTTACAAAGTCAAACTCTCGTGAGTAACGGATATTATCTTCCGATCGGACTCTTTTCGTTTATTTTCGCTCAGTCTTATATGTTATCTTTGAAGTTCTCCTCGGCGTTTGTCTCGATCGAAAACTTATCGGCGGATCTTACGAGAACAAATCAATCCTACAGTCGTTTTGTGCCTTTGGAGTTTTTAAAGTTTCTCGGGAAAAAGAATATTACGGAAATTGAATTAGGAGATCAGACCCAAAGGGAGATGACGATCCTTTTTTCGGATATCCGATCCTTTACTCAGTTGTCCGAAAGGATGACTCCTAAAGATAACTTCGATTTTTTAAATTCTTATATGGGAAGAATGGGGCCTATCATTCGAAAACACGGCGGGTTCGTGGATAAGTATTTAGGCGACGGGATCATGGCCTTGTTTCCCGATTCTCCTGACGACGCGGTGGAAGCCGCGAAAGAAATGAAATCAGCTTTGGAAGAACACAACCAGAGCCGTTTGGAAAGAAATTATGATCCGATTCGGATTGGGATCGGAATTCATACGGGAGTTTTGATGTTAGGAACCATCGGCGAAGAGGCGAGGATGGACGGAACGGTCATCTCCGACGCAGTCAATCTTGCTTCTCGAATCGAGGGACTTACGAAAGAATACGGAGTGGACATTCTTCTTTCCGATGAAAGTTATCAGAAGATTCGAAATCGAAAAAAATATATCTTTCAAGAATTGGGAAAAGTCTCCGTAAAAGGAAAACAAAATTCCGTCGGAGTCTACGAAGTCAAATAG
- a CDS encoding alpha-glucosidase, whose translation MSSIKSKKKSPIPIPTNKWWQKTTIYQIYPRSFADTNEDGIGDIAGIISKLDYLKDMGFETLWISPLYKSPQRDHGYDVSDYYSISPEYGTLKDAEKLIKEVHKRGMKIVFDMVMNHTSDEHEWFKESRSSKDNPKRDWYIWKDGKGKNKPPNNWSSFVTPNAWQYDKKTDQWYCASFLDFQPDLNYYNPEVKKAMFDVLRFWLKKGVDGFRLDIFHAIYKDRHFRDNPFRFKYLVTENDHDGYFQRRLYTVNHPNNFEFAKELRTVLDEFEGDRFSVGEVAGDDQIIKRYLGEKRDGLNLIFLFETLMLKFKTSFFKGIIKKMEEVYPAPYTPTYVFGNHDQRRYMRKINNNLEKGKLVALFQFTARGVPVTYYGEEIGMTNETIKLTEAQDPLARIYRWLGDTLSEFLGLADIIIRDRARSPMQWDDSPNAGFTTKKGKPWIRVHGNYKVRNVSTESEDKDSLLSVYRKVIHLRNESKALREGSLTLIEEGVPKDMLVYIREFDKERKMVIFNFGKKERLFSNSTDCRKYCFSTNTYDHNEFDLFKVPPCSGLILENEHSLKSSKGPKGKNKK comes from the coding sequence ATGAGTTCTATAAAATCTAAAAAGAAATCCCCGATTCCCATTCCGACGAACAAATGGTGGCAAAAGACCACGATTTATCAGATCTATCCTCGTTCCTTTGCGGATACCAATGAAGATGGAATCGGCGATATTGCCGGTATCATTTCTAAATTAGATTATCTAAAAGATATGGGTTTTGAAACCCTTTGGATTTCTCCTCTTTACAAAAGTCCTCAGAGAGACCACGGATACGACGTTAGCGACTATTACTCGATCTCCCCCGAGTATGGAACTCTTAAAGACGCCGAAAAATTAATCAAAGAAGTTCATAAAAGAGGAATGAAGATCGTGTTCGATATGGTGATGAACCATACTTCCGATGAACACGAATGGTTTAAGGAATCCCGTTCCAGTAAAGACAATCCGAAACGCGATTGGTATATCTGGAAAGACGGTAAAGGGAAGAATAAACCGCCTAACAACTGGAGTTCGTTTGTGACTCCGAATGCCTGGCAATACGATAAAAAAACCGATCAGTGGTACTGCGCGAGTTTTCTCGATTTTCAACCGGATCTAAACTACTATAATCCCGAAGTCAAAAAGGCGATGTTTGACGTTCTGCGCTTTTGGCTCAAAAAGGGTGTCGATGGTTTTCGTTTGGATATCTTTCACGCGATCTATAAGGACAGACATTTTAGAGACAATCCGTTTCGTTTTAAGTACTTAGTCACCGAAAACGATCACGACGGTTATTTTCAGAGAAGGCTCTATACGGTTAATCATCCGAATAACTTCGAATTTGCGAAAGAACTCAGAACGGTCTTGGACGAATTCGAAGGAGATCGTTTTTCTGTGGGCGAGGTCGCGGGTGACGATCAGATCATCAAACGTTACTTAGGTGAAAAGAGGGACGGACTCAATCTGATCTTTCTTTTTGAAACCCTTATGTTAAAATTCAAGACGAGTTTTTTCAAGGGCATCATCAAAAAGATGGAGGAAGTCTATCCGGCTCCTTATACGCCGACTTATGTTTTTGGAAATCACGATCAAAGACGCTATATGCGTAAGATCAACAACAACTTGGAAAAGGGAAAGTTGGTAGCGCTGTTTCAGTTTACGGCAAGAGGTGTTCCGGTCACATACTATGGTGAGGAGATCGGAATGACAAATGAAACGATCAAACTCACCGAGGCTCAAGACCCGCTCGCAAGAATCTATCGCTGGTTAGGCGATACTCTTTCCGAATTCCTAGGTTTGGCGGATATCATCATTCGCGACAGAGCAAGATCTCCGATGCAATGGGACGATTCTCCAAATGCGGGTTTTACCACAAAAAAAGGAAAACCTTGGATTCGAGTTCACGGAAATTATAAAGTAAGAAACGTAAGCACCGAATCCGAAGACAAGGATTCTCTTCTGAGCGTCTATCGTAAGGTCATTCATCTGCGAAACGAAAGTAAGGCTCTAAGAGAAGGAAGTTTGACTCTGATAGAAGAAGGTGTTCCGAAGGATATGCTCGTTTATATTCGAGAGTTTGACAAAGAGCGGAAGATGGTGATTTTTAATTTCGGAAAAAAAGAACGTCTTTTCTCTAACTCAACGGATTGCAGAAAGTATTGTTTTTCAACCAACACCTACGATCACAATGAGTTTGATCTCTTCAAGGTTCCACCTTGTTCGGGTCTGATTTTGGAAAATGAACATTCTCTCAAAAGTTCTAAAGGACCGAAAGGTAAGAATAAAAAATAA
- a CDS encoding UDP-3-O-acyl-N-acetylglucosamine deacetylase translates to MQIHTTLQTISELKKNRFPEIDRFPKHFVEDRFPIEVKNSYTIQKEFSVKGVSTLENQPSTIRVKPFSGAFSKFSHSQKTLELKPEFCIKGNHNIQLGDVKIIEHPIALMSAFGLYLDFDLEKSSFPTFDFCDQVYLDGIANNLRVIGEVPPITVAKPFVMSWEKGYCILEPDEGNLKLILDHQVSYPGSTVGNSRITTELTPEIFSYIASARTTAFRPGEEADKFYQIGLAGGLKDYPFTLENVILLNEERIFNPREKFAHEGKNYEFLAHELIDILAWIRFVEEEYKGRFFGKMTTFLFDHHKQIDIAQFVCNRKEFSEIGIRTL, encoded by the coding sequence ATGCAAATCCACACAACACTCCAAACGATCTCCGAACTCAAAAAAAACCGATTCCCGGAGATTGATCGATTTCCAAAACACTTTGTCGAAGATCGATTTCCTATCGAAGTCAAAAATTCTTATACCATTCAAAAAGAATTCTCAGTAAAAGGTGTTTCCACGCTGGAGAATCAACCTTCTACGATTCGGGTAAAACCGTTCTCCGGAGCTTTTTCCAAATTCTCTCATTCTCAAAAAACTCTCGAACTCAAACCGGAATTTTGTATCAAAGGAAATCATAATATACAATTGGGCGATGTGAAGATCATCGAACATCCGATCGCACTCATGTCCGCCTTCGGTCTTTATCTTGATTTTGATCTTGAGAAGTCGAGTTTTCCGACTTTCGATTTTTGCGATCAGGTGTATTTGGACGGAATCGCAAACAACTTGCGGGTGATCGGAGAAGTTCCTCCGATCACGGTAGCAAAACCTTTTGTGATGAGTTGGGAAAAGGGATATTGTATTTTAGAACCGGATGAAGGAAATCTCAAACTCATCTTGGATCATCAGGTGAGTTATCCGGGCTCCACGGTCGGAAATTCCAGAATTACAACCGAACTGACACCGGAAATTTTTTCTTATATCGCTTCCGCGAGAACGACCGCGTTTCGACCAGGCGAAGAAGCCGATAAATTTTATCAGATCGGTTTGGCGGGAGGTTTGAAGGATTATCCTTTTACGTTGGAAAACGTAATTTTGTTAAACGAAGAGAGAATTTTCAACCCGAGAGAAAAGTTCGCGCACGAAGGAAAGAATTACGAATTTCTTGCACACGAACTGATCGACATCCTTGCGTGGATTCGATTTGTGGAAGAAGAATATAAAGGAAGGTTCTTCGGAAAGATGACTACCTTTCTCTTTGATCATCATAAACAAATCGATATCGCTCAGTTCGTCTGCAATCGGAAAGAATTTTCCGAAATCGGAATCAGAACTCTTTAA
- a CDS encoding MarR family winged helix-turn-helix transcriptional regulator, with amino-acid sequence MKQEFAIHLLSRSRDRIQKFLTKEFEKEGIKDLVPAHGGVLYALGVSGEMTMGELAKVLDRTNSTITALLDKMEELKYIKRIQSSDDERVFTAVLTAKGKTTREAVIRASQTTTQKLYKGFLPEEKETLVRLLERVHSNFEK; translated from the coding sequence ATGAAACAGGAATTTGCAATTCATCTGTTATCCAGGTCGAGAGATCGAATCCAGAAATTCTTAACCAAAGAATTCGAAAAGGAAGGGATCAAGGATCTCGTCCCAGCGCACGGAGGCGTTTTGTACGCTCTCGGAGTATCGGGAGAAATGACGATGGGAGAACTCGCCAAAGTATTGGATCGAACCAACTCGACGATCACTGCACTTTTGGATAAGATGGAAGAATTGAAATATATCAAAAGAATTCAATCCAGCGACGACGAACGCGTGTTTACCGCGGTTTTGACCGCAAAAGGAAAAACTACGAGAGAAGCCGTGATCCGCGCTTCGCAGACGACGACTCAGAAATTATACAAAGGGTTTCTTCCCGAAGAAAAAGAAACTCTGGTCCGTCTTCTGGAAAGGGTTCATTCTAATTTTGAAAAGTAA
- a CDS encoding dienelactone hydrolase family protein, which yields MKKFLTLFAFLHLFSVSIAAKTISKNIVYQEGETTLEGYIAYPELGSKKTAPAVLVVHDWLGLGENSKMRADKLAELGYVAFAADIYGKGVRPKGMEEASKLAGQFKQDRKLMRARITAALETLKAQPEVDAQNIAAIGYCFGGTVALELARSGAPIKGTVSFHGGLQTPNIEDAKNITGKVLALHGADDPFVKKEEVEVFQDEMRKAGVDWQFISYGGAVHSFTIKDAGNDNSKGAAYNAKADRRSWIELLSFFKEIFPKPKV from the coding sequence ATGAAAAAATTCTTAACTCTCTTTGCGTTTTTACATTTATTCTCCGTTTCCATAGCGGCCAAAACGATTTCAAAAAATATCGTCTATCAAGAAGGGGAAACCACTTTGGAAGGTTATATCGCCTATCCGGAACTCGGCTCTAAAAAGACGGCTCCGGCGGTTCTCGTTGTACACGACTGGCTTGGTTTAGGAGAAAATTCTAAGATGCGCGCCGATAAGTTGGCTGAATTGGGTTACGTTGCGTTTGCGGCGGACATCTATGGAAAGGGAGTTCGTCCCAAAGGTATGGAAGAAGCTTCTAAGTTGGCCGGTCAGTTCAAACAAGATCGGAAACTGATGCGCGCAAGAATCACCGCGGCCTTGGAAACGTTAAAAGCACAACCGGAAGTCGACGCGCAGAACATTGCGGCCATCGGTTATTGTTTCGGCGGAACGGTCGCACTGGAACTCGCTCGAAGCGGGGCTCCCATCAAAGGAACCGTAAGTTTTCACGGAGGATTACAAACTCCTAATATAGAAGACGCGAAAAACATTACCGGTAAAGTCCTCGCCTTACACGGAGCAGACGATCCATTTGTAAAAAAAGAAGAAGTGGAAGTGTTTCAGGACGAGATGAGAAAGGCAGGAGTGGACTGGCAGTTTATTTCTTACGGAGGGGCAGTTCATTCGTTTACGATCAAAGACGCCGGAAACGATAACTCCAAAGGTGCGGCCTACAACGCGAAGGCGGATCGACGTTCTTGGATAGAACTCCTTTCCTTCTTTAAGGAAATTTTTCCAAAACCAAAAGTTTAA
- a CDS encoding SDR family oxidoreductase, whose product MKERILEGKTALVAGGTRGAGRGIAIALGEAGATVYVTGRSTKESRSEMNRKETIEETAELVNESGGKGIAVKTDHTNSNEVSELVRKIDSEQGKLDILVNDVWGGDPYIRWDERFWEHSLENGIKVQRTCLESHLITNYFAAPLMIRNRSGLILEITDGIDYRYRGNLYYTLIKSSIINLSRCISEELKPFGITALSLTPGFLRSEAMLDHFGVQEKNWKDAVLKDPHFIVSETPAYIGRAVVSLAEDKNVFEKTGTSTSTWKLSEEYGFTDLDGSRPHWGNYFKEKFGEEL is encoded by the coding sequence ATGAAAGAAAGAATTTTAGAGGGTAAGACGGCCTTGGTCGCCGGAGGAACTCGAGGAGCGGGGCGAGGCATAGCGATTGCGTTAGGCGAAGCCGGCGCTACCGTTTATGTTACGGGAAGAAGCACGAAGGAATCCCGTTCCGAGATGAATCGAAAAGAAACCATCGAGGAAACCGCCGAGCTCGTCAATGAAAGCGGAGGAAAAGGAATCGCAGTCAAAACGGATCATACAAACTCAAACGAGGTCAGCGAACTCGTTCGAAAGATCGATAGCGAGCAGGGGAAGTTGGACATTCTCGTTAACGATGTTTGGGGAGGGGATCCTTATATCCGCTGGGACGAAAGATTTTGGGAACATTCTCTCGAAAATGGAATCAAAGTCCAGAGAACTTGTTTGGAATCTCATCTCATCACAAACTACTTCGCCGCACCTCTGATGATTCGGAATCGTTCCGGTTTGATTTTGGAAATCACCGACGGAATCGATTATCGCTACCGCGGAAATCTATATTATACTTTAATAAAGTCTTCTATCATCAATCTTTCCCGTTGTATTTCTGAGGAACTAAAACCTTTCGGAATTACGGCTCTTTCGTTGACTCCCGGTTTTTTGAGATCGGAGGCCATGCTCGATCATTTCGGAGTTCAAGAAAAAAACTGGAAGGACGCGGTCCTAAAAGACCCGCACTTTATCGTCTCTGAAACTCCCGCGTATATCGGTCGAGCGGTCGTTTCCCTTGCAGAGGATAAGAACGTCTTCGAAAAGACTGGAACTTCTACGAGCACCTGGAAGTTATCCGAAGAATACGGTTTTAC
- a CDS encoding SDR family NAD(P)-dependent oxidoreductase has translation MFLGKTIVITGSARGIGKVTAKNFLTKNGTVVVSDVDPILLEKTIEELKSLKVGKVFGQLCDVKEKGQIKELADFAFKETGSLDIWINNAGIIKDDLLLRMSEEKWDQVFDVNLKGAFLGTQAAAKYMIKKEWGRIINIGSVSGFYGNGGQSNYSSAKAGLMALTKSSARELASRNVTVNCVASGFIANDFAPNLPEEVKEGILKTIPLKIGRNPEESISSAIHFFASNEADWITGATLRVDGGMMIGF, from the coding sequence ATGTTCTTGGGAAAAACAATCGTGATCACAGGTTCCGCAAGAGGAATCGGAAAAGTAACCGCAAAGAATTTTCTGACAAAAAATGGAACCGTCGTAGTATCCGACGTCGATCCGATTCTTCTGGAAAAAACGATCGAAGAATTAAAGTCCCTAAAAGTCGGAAAGGTTTTTGGTCAACTCTGCGACGTAAAAGAAAAAGGCCAGATCAAGGAACTCGCCGATTTTGCATTCAAAGAAACCGGAAGTCTCGATATTTGGATCAACAACGCGGGGATCATCAAAGACGATCTTCTTTTGAGAATGAGCGAAGAAAAATGGGATCAGGTCTTTGACGTAAATTTAAAAGGTGCGTTCTTAGGAACACAAGCAGCCGCGAAGTATATGATCAAAAAAGAATGGGGTCGCATCATCAACATCGGTTCGGTTTCCGGCTTTTATGGAAACGGCGGTCAATCGAATTATTCCTCCGCGAAAGCCGGACTCATGGCTCTGACAAAATCCTCAGCGAGAGAACTCGCTTCGAGAAACGTAACGGTCAACTGTGTTGCTTCCGGTTTTATCGCCAACGACTTCGCACCGAATCTTCCCGAAGAAGTGAAAGAAGGAATCTTGAAAACAATTCCTCTCAAGATCGGGAGAAATCCGGAAGAATCGATTTCTTCCGCGATACATTTTTTCGCCTCTAACGAAGCGGATTGGATTACGGGGGCAACTCTTCGAGTCGACGGTGGAATGATGATCGGATTCTAA